In the genome of Vibrio sp. NTOU-M3, one region contains:
- a CDS encoding Zn-dependent oxidoreductase: protein MKALVIEKPNQSNFHQRELPHCGADEVVIKVAYAGICGSDMHILHGDNPFVVYPRVSGHEFAGEVVETGEQVTHLAKGDQVVIDPVINCNECPQCRRGRANCCINLQVIGVHRDGGFCHYQVVPASNAYKVASHIPLRKAALIEPYTIAANVFERLNPSSGDSILIYGSGVIGLTLVQVAKVLNIPSIVVDLVDEKLAKATQLGASHVINASRQDVEQEVMKLTDGQGVPLIADAACIPSLLPQILKLAAPAGSVCLLGFSSEPSALAQIEVIKKELTIVGSRLNNKMFPRVISWLEEGKLNTEEIISHEFEFENFSEAFAQIEQRPESTMKALICF, encoded by the coding sequence ATGAAAGCGCTTGTTATCGAGAAACCAAACCAGAGCAACTTCCATCAAAGAGAGCTTCCTCATTGTGGGGCAGACGAAGTTGTCATTAAAGTGGCTTATGCCGGGATATGTGGCTCTGATATGCATATCCTTCACGGAGACAATCCGTTTGTGGTGTATCCGCGTGTCAGTGGACACGAATTTGCTGGTGAGGTAGTAGAAACAGGCGAACAAGTGACCCACTTAGCGAAAGGTGATCAAGTTGTGATTGATCCGGTGATCAACTGCAACGAGTGCCCTCAATGTCGTCGCGGTCGCGCAAACTGCTGTATTAACCTTCAAGTAATAGGTGTGCATCGAGATGGTGGTTTTTGCCACTATCAGGTTGTTCCTGCCAGTAACGCTTATAAAGTTGCTAGCCACATACCGCTGCGCAAAGCCGCCCTTATTGAGCCATACACCATTGCCGCAAATGTGTTTGAAAGGCTCAATCCCAGCTCAGGTGACTCCATTCTTATTTACGGTTCAGGCGTAATCGGCCTGACCTTAGTTCAGGTTGCGAAAGTCCTTAATATTCCTTCAATTGTGGTGGATTTGGTCGATGAGAAACTTGCTAAAGCCACCCAGTTAGGTGCATCTCATGTGATTAATGCGAGTCGTCAAGATGTCGAACAGGAAGTGATGAAACTGACCGATGGGCAAGGCGTTCCATTGATTGCTGATGCTGCGTGTATACCATCTTTGTTACCCCAAATTCTCAAGCTCGCTGCGCCTGCTGGCAGTGTCTGCTTACTGGGCTTTTCGAGTGAACCAAGTGCACTAGCACAAATTGAAGTAATCAAGAAAGAGCTCACCATTGTTGGCTCACGGCTGAATAACAAGATGTTTCCCCGAGTGATATCGTGGTTAGAAGAAGGGAAGCTCAATACAGAAGAAATCATTAGTCATGAGTTTGAATTTGAAAACTTTTCCGAAGCGTTTGCTCAAATAGAACAACGCCCGGAGAGCACGATGAAGGCATTAATTTGCTTCTGA
- a CDS encoding FadR/GntR family transcriptional regulator, whose amino-acid sequence MSVNERLYIKVASDILAKIQQKEIEVGTRIPPERKLSDELRVSRTVIREAMVYLELIGVAEIKKGSGVYVVNDKPIQLPSDLPEVTPYEVTFARRSLESQLAALAAEHATDKLIGELENCLVLMESAKCFSTAELRKSASVDADMQFHKLIAQASNNPFLIKFHEELMKHHMGGTMWNRLNIMADEPAERGIWTTDHRVIFEAIKARDPKAAFEAMENHLNNVITEIT is encoded by the coding sequence GTGTCGGTTAATGAACGCCTGTACATCAAAGTTGCGTCAGATATTTTGGCGAAAATTCAACAAAAAGAAATAGAAGTGGGTACACGAATTCCCCCAGAAAGAAAGCTCTCTGATGAGCTGAGGGTGAGTCGGACGGTCATTCGCGAAGCGATGGTGTATTTAGAGCTTATCGGCGTTGCGGAGATCAAAAAAGGATCGGGCGTCTACGTGGTCAATGATAAGCCGATTCAACTGCCAAGTGATTTGCCAGAAGTAACGCCGTATGAAGTGACGTTTGCACGTCGCAGTTTGGAATCTCAGCTAGCAGCTTTAGCGGCTGAGCACGCAACAGACAAATTGATCGGCGAGTTAGAAAATTGCTTAGTTTTAATGGAATCTGCGAAATGTTTTTCCACCGCTGAGCTTAGGAAAAGTGCCTCTGTGGATGCGGATATGCAATTTCATAAGTTGATCGCACAGGCAAGTAACAACCCATTTTTAATTAAGTTTCATGAAGAACTGATGAAGCATCACATGGGTGGAACCATGTGGAACCGACTCAACATCATGGCAGATGAACCCGCAGAGCGAGGTATCTGGACAACTGATCATCGCGTCATATTCGAGGCGATTAAGGCCAGAGACCCGAAAGCGGCGTTTGAGGCGATGGAAAACCATCTAAATAATGTAATCACTGAAATTACATAG
- the manD gene encoding D-mannonate dehydratase ManD, with protein MKITNAKVIVCSPGRNFVTLKIETESGIYGIGDATVNGRELVVAKYLEEYVIPSLIGRDAGRIEDIWQFFFRGYYWRKGVIDMSAIAAVDMALWDIKAKAAGMPLYQLLGGKSREYVNAYTHVNGETVEDVLNGVEKAIAQGYQYIRIQCGVRGLAKTYGVAKKGEAYEPASASLPEEHVWNTTKYFNCVEEAFKAVREKFGWEIELLTDVHHRLTPIEAARLGKLLEPYQLFWMEDATPIDNQESFRLIREHTTTKLAVGEVTSSIYDVKDLITNQLIDYIRTTIVHGGGITHVRQIAHLAALYQIKTGFHGATDLSPVTMGCALHLGTAINNFGIQEHMAHCELTESVFSHAYRFENGAFEPGEIAGHGVDINEELAAQYPYKRAALPVNRLEDGTLYPW; from the coding sequence ATGAAAATTACAAATGCGAAGGTCATCGTCTGTTCACCTGGTAGAAACTTTGTCACCTTGAAAATAGAAACAGAATCCGGAATTTATGGCATTGGTGATGCGACAGTTAATGGGCGTGAGTTGGTGGTGGCCAAGTATTTGGAAGAGTATGTGATTCCATCACTTATTGGCCGAGATGCTGGACGAATTGAAGATATCTGGCAGTTTTTCTTCAGAGGGTATTACTGGAGAAAGGGCGTTATCGATATGAGCGCCATTGCGGCGGTGGATATGGCACTTTGGGACATTAAAGCCAAAGCTGCTGGTATGCCGTTGTACCAATTACTCGGTGGTAAGAGTCGTGAATATGTGAATGCCTATACTCACGTAAATGGTGAAACGGTAGAAGACGTCTTAAATGGCGTAGAAAAAGCGATAGCGCAAGGTTATCAATACATTCGTATCCAATGTGGTGTGCGTGGGCTGGCTAAAACTTACGGTGTGGCGAAGAAAGGTGAAGCGTATGAACCCGCCAGTGCCAGCTTGCCAGAAGAACATGTCTGGAATACCACAAAATACTTCAATTGTGTTGAAGAGGCTTTTAAAGCCGTACGAGAAAAATTTGGCTGGGAGATTGAGTTACTAACGGATGTTCATCACCGCTTAACGCCAATCGAAGCCGCGCGTTTAGGTAAGTTACTTGAACCCTACCAGCTCTTCTGGATGGAAGATGCAACGCCAATTGATAACCAAGAGAGCTTCCGCTTAATACGCGAACACACCACGACTAAATTGGCAGTCGGTGAGGTAACTAGCTCTATTTATGATGTCAAAGATCTCATTACTAACCAATTAATCGACTATATCCGAACCACTATTGTTCATGGTGGCGGCATTACCCATGTTCGTCAGATCGCCCATTTGGCAGCCTTGTACCAGATCAAAACCGGTTTCCACGGTGCGACCGACCTTTCTCCTGTCACGATGGGATGTGCGCTTCATTTAGGTACGGCGATCAATAACTTCGGCATTCAAGAGCACATGGCGCATTGTGAATTGACCGAATCGGTGTTCTCTCATGCGTATCGTTTTGAAAATGGTGCGTTTGAACCGGGAGAAATAGCGGGACATGGAGTAGACATTAACGAGGAGCTTGCCGCACAATATCCATACAAACGAGCGGCTTTACCCGTCAACCGCTTAGAAGATGGAACGCTCTACCCTTGGTAA
- a CDS encoding mannitol dehydrogenase family protein produces MQPTESETYRKEKLTPQIVHIGFGAFHRAHQALYTDELARLGNSNWGICEINLLGGQELIKNLRTQDHQFHVIEKGSNVPVIKTVNSVCGSLHIALDGSEAVVEQIAAPTTRIVSITITEKGYGISLQTKRLDPTCDFIRIDLDNFNSPKSAIGCIVKGLQLRKQRNLSPISVLSCDNMPENGVITRNAVVDFAQTVDPELAIWIEQCVTFPSTMVDRIVPALTPESQQEIDTLLAFHEPCGIICEPFRQWVIEDNFAAGRPEWELVGAELVENVLPYEEMKLRMLNGSHSFLAYLGYLAGYEHIADCMEDEQFKQAAYRLMMSEQAVTLNMPDNVNLSAYAHSLIERYCNPNIKHRTWQIAMDGSQKLPQRLLESVQQHLKADRAYPFTALAIAAWIKYVGGVDEQGNVIDVRDPQATQLKADFDRHTHVDARVTHMLNNQSIFPCEIGTNVSFIKAITESSLLLDRVGAKKAVAFLVQQ; encoded by the coding sequence ATGCAGCCGACAGAATCAGAAACTTATAGAAAGGAAAAACTCACCCCACAGATCGTCCATATTGGATTTGGCGCATTTCACCGCGCTCATCAAGCCCTATATACCGACGAACTGGCGCGACTTGGTAACTCTAATTGGGGAATATGCGAAATCAATTTGCTTGGAGGCCAAGAGCTTATCAAGAACCTGAGAACACAGGATCATCAGTTTCATGTAATAGAAAAAGGCAGCAATGTTCCAGTGATCAAAACGGTGAATAGTGTTTGTGGTTCATTGCATATTGCCCTCGATGGCAGCGAGGCGGTCGTTGAGCAAATTGCGGCACCAACAACCCGTATTGTCTCTATTACCATTACTGAAAAAGGGTATGGGATTAGCCTACAAACAAAGCGGTTAGATCCCACTTGTGACTTCATCAGAATTGACCTAGACAATTTCAATTCTCCTAAGTCAGCAATTGGCTGTATTGTGAAAGGGTTACAACTTAGAAAACAGAGAAACTTGTCTCCTATTAGCGTCTTGTCTTGCGACAACATGCCAGAAAATGGGGTAATTACACGTAATGCAGTGGTCGATTTTGCTCAAACTGTTGACCCCGAGCTTGCGATATGGATTGAGCAATGTGTTACTTTTCCATCAACCATGGTTGACCGAATTGTGCCCGCGCTAACTCCTGAATCACAACAGGAAATTGATACTTTACTTGCCTTTCACGAACCTTGCGGGATCATCTGTGAGCCGTTCAGACAATGGGTCATTGAAGACAACTTCGCCGCAGGTAGACCAGAATGGGAATTGGTCGGCGCAGAATTGGTAGAAAATGTGCTTCCTTATGAAGAGATGAAGTTGCGCATGCTCAATGGGTCACATTCGTTCTTAGCCTATTTGGGGTATTTAGCTGGCTACGAGCACATTGCTGATTGCATGGAAGACGAACAATTTAAACAAGCCGCCTATCGACTGATGATGAGCGAACAAGCTGTCACACTCAACATGCCTGATAACGTTAACTTGAGCGCGTATGCCCACTCTTTAATAGAGCGCTATTGCAACCCAAATATCAAGCATCGAACTTGGCAGATTGCCATGGATGGCAGTCAAAAACTTCCTCAACGTTTGTTGGAATCAGTCCAACAACACCTAAAGGCAGATAGAGCTTATCCTTTTACCGCTCTCGCCATCGCAGCTTGGATAAAATACGTGGGTGGCGTTGATGAACAAGGTAATGTGATTGATGTACGAGATCCTCAGGCCACACAGTTAAAAGCTGATTTTGATCGACACACTCATGTCGACGCACGTGTTACTCATATGCTAAACAATCAAAGTATCTTTCCTTGTGAAATTGGCACCAATGTTTCTTTCATCAAGGCCATTACTGAAAGCTCTTTATTATTGGACCGTGTTGGCGCTAAAAAAGCGGTGGCTTTTTTGGTGCAGCAATAA
- a CDS encoding DMT family transporter, whose protein sequence is MLGTLASFCLMAMGARELSGAVSTFQVLFFRSVIGLFVVSVVILSLGNFALFSSRRMKLHSTRNIFHFAGQYGWFVGIGLLPLAEVFALEFTVPLWTLLIACLFLNEALTKRKLLSIAMGILGVIIIVQPGIEVMNVASLIVLGAALAYAVSHASTKSLASTEHPLTILFYMCAIQLPIGFSFAIFDWQFPNQTQWLWIVVIGLTAMSAHYCMTKAMQFAEVSTVVTMDFLRLPLIAVVGVLLYSEPFELSLLIGAALMLAGNLIGLYKGRAAKVTQS, encoded by the coding sequence ATGTTGGGCACACTCGCGTCATTTTGCCTAATGGCTATGGGAGCAAGGGAATTAAGTGGAGCGGTTAGTACGTTCCAGGTTCTATTTTTCCGCAGCGTGATTGGTTTATTCGTCGTTAGTGTGGTGATTCTTAGCCTTGGTAATTTTGCGCTGTTTAGTTCCCGACGAATGAAACTTCATAGCACCCGTAACATCTTTCACTTTGCCGGGCAATATGGCTGGTTCGTGGGGATTGGTTTATTGCCGCTTGCGGAAGTGTTTGCGCTTGAGTTTACGGTTCCCTTATGGACACTACTTATTGCCTGTCTGTTTTTGAATGAAGCGTTAACTAAACGAAAACTGTTGTCCATCGCGATGGGCATTTTGGGCGTGATTATCATTGTTCAACCCGGTATTGAAGTGATGAATGTCGCGTCGTTGATTGTTTTAGGGGCAGCGTTAGCCTATGCCGTTTCTCATGCCTCAACCAAATCACTGGCTTCTACCGAACATCCATTAACGATCTTGTTTTACATGTGTGCTATCCAATTACCCATTGGTTTTAGTTTTGCCATTTTTGATTGGCAGTTTCCTAACCAAACGCAATGGTTGTGGATTGTTGTGATTGGTCTCACCGCTATGTCGGCTCACTACTGCATGACTAAAGCGATGCAATTTGCGGAAGTCAGCACTGTAGTTACGATGGATTTTCTTCGCTTACCTTTGATAGCGGTTGTTGGTGTTCTACTTTACTCAGAACCGTTTGAATTGTCGCTGTTGATCGGTGCTGCTTTGATGTTGGCAGGGAATCTGATTGGTTTATACAAGGGGCGGGCGGCAAAAGTGACTCAATCCTGA
- a CDS encoding TetR/AcrR family transcriptional regulator encodes MPKIIDRDAYRRELAIKSVDIFTEYGVNGIGMRGIAELLGISKSALYHYFSSKEELFKASTEVFLEPNSLYGLADGESVPQDKEQALTKLISVLDDRFKGEMTLMLDYTKNKNDQQISEDEMLNMANRQFKAELGNVVGEVNEDKAYALLFGGLTMRLLDGKQTKINDIVKWILELTDVK; translated from the coding sequence ATGCCTAAAATTATTGACCGCGATGCGTACCGTCGGGAGCTGGCGATAAAATCTGTGGATATTTTTACTGAATATGGCGTGAATGGCATAGGGATGCGTGGTATCGCAGAGTTACTTGGTATTTCTAAAAGTGCGCTGTATCACTACTTCTCAAGTAAAGAAGAGTTGTTCAAAGCAAGTACTGAGGTGTTTTTAGAGCCCAATTCGTTGTATGGACTAGCCGATGGCGAAAGCGTTCCGCAAGACAAAGAGCAAGCTTTGACGAAATTGATTTCGGTCCTAGATGATCGTTTTAAAGGTGAAATGACGCTAATGCTTGACTACACCAAGAACAAAAACGACCAGCAAATCAGTGAAGACGAGATGTTAAATATGGCAAATCGCCAATTCAAAGCGGAACTCGGTAATGTTGTTGGTGAAGTAAATGAAGATAAAGCCTATGCATTATTGTTTGGTGGACTGACTATGCGTCTTCTAGATGGTAAGCAAACTAAAATCAATGACATTGTGAAATGGATTCTTGAACTTACTGATGTTAAGTAA
- a CDS encoding SMP-30/gluconolactonase/LRE family protein, which yields MIKLARGTKMKKTMFVAALMAFSYNASASSVVKDNPVLVGDSFGFAEGPVWDVKHQRFLFNDIPNNKTYSYNLKGTLSVFDDNSGYANGLAIDAEGNLWAARHDRKVSYMQDDGKKVIVVATYNGKPLNSPNDLTIKKDGSVWFTDPPFGIQGYGPKKAKEEQPVRGIYRYLDGTFQMMSGALKMPNGIAFSPDESYLYVADTSDGWVYRFKVNGQKITNKTPFAKVKSPSDSEPSADGVEVDLLGNVYVAGPGGVGVFDKDGNQFDYIEIDAGHISNIEIGGKHQNLLMVTAANKVLLFQMK from the coding sequence ATGATTAAGTTAGCTAGAGGAACAAAAATGAAAAAAACTATGTTTGTGGCTGCATTAATGGCGTTTTCTTATAACGCTTCGGCTAGTTCTGTTGTAAAAGACAACCCAGTTCTTGTTGGTGATTCTTTTGGGTTTGCTGAAGGCCCAGTATGGGATGTGAAACACCAACGTTTTCTGTTCAATGACATTCCAAATAACAAGACCTATTCATATAACTTGAAAGGGACACTAAGTGTATTTGATGACAACTCTGGTTATGCAAATGGCCTTGCTATCGATGCAGAAGGAAACCTTTGGGCGGCACGCCATGATAGAAAAGTGTCATATATGCAAGATGATGGCAAAAAAGTAATTGTCGTTGCAACATACAATGGCAAACCTTTAAATAGTCCGAATGATTTAACTATCAAAAAAGATGGTAGCGTTTGGTTCACTGATCCTCCATTTGGGATTCAAGGATATGGCCCTAAAAAAGCAAAAGAAGAGCAACCAGTCAGAGGTATTTATCGTTACTTAGATGGTACCTTTCAGATGATGTCTGGGGCGCTGAAAATGCCCAATGGTATAGCATTTTCTCCTGATGAATCATATTTATACGTTGCAGATACCTCGGATGGTTGGGTATATCGTTTCAAAGTTAATGGTCAGAAAATTACTAATAAAACTCCATTTGCCAAGGTTAAATCGCCTTCTGATTCAGAGCCTAGCGCTGACGGAGTTGAAGTTGATCTGCTAGGTAATGTTTATGTCGCTGGACCGGGTGGGGTTGGTGTTTTTGATAAAGATGGAAACCAGTTTGACTACATCGAAATTGATGCAGGCCATATTAGTAACATTGAAATTGGCGGTAAACACCAAAACTTATTAATGGTAACAGCAGCTAATAAAGTACTGTTATTTCAGATGAAATAA
- a CDS encoding LysR family transcriptional regulator, with the protein MNLSYLQTFIVVAKESSFTKAAEVLDVSKGLVSRHIQKLEEELNSRLFHRTTRSIRLTEVGEEVYEKAKQIQLLATEAEMRVKDVTQEATGDLKITAPIEFGRAICRNVIPSFRQQYPKVNLILDFGSKKKKIESGDFDIAFRAYDELPNDVIAKELGYIRNILVCNTRYAARNKLDELEDIHRCTFILNSQNDRWNQLELINNKQKYYVEVTGSLRSNTYNSILELVLQGMGVASLPYYQVENHLKSGELIRVLPEWSVKVHKLSLIYAQRRVAPKKLVAFNHAVSLWLASNDLYMI; encoded by the coding sequence ATGAATCTGAGCTATTTACAAACTTTTATCGTGGTTGCCAAAGAAAGCAGCTTTACTAAAGCAGCAGAGGTTCTTGACGTATCAAAAGGTCTCGTGTCCCGTCATATACAAAAACTTGAAGAAGAGTTGAATTCAAGGTTATTTCATCGGACGACTCGCTCAATCCGTTTGACTGAAGTAGGCGAAGAGGTATATGAAAAAGCGAAACAAATTCAATTATTGGCCACTGAGGCTGAAATGCGTGTAAAGGATGTAACGCAAGAAGCCACCGGTGATTTGAAAATCACAGCACCAATTGAATTTGGCCGTGCTATTTGTCGAAATGTGATTCCCTCTTTCAGACAACAGTATCCTAAGGTCAATTTGATTCTCGATTTTGGTTCAAAGAAAAAGAAAATTGAATCAGGGGATTTTGATATCGCTTTTAGAGCCTACGATGAATTACCAAACGATGTGATTGCCAAAGAACTAGGCTATATCCGAAACATATTAGTGTGTAATACACGTTATGCAGCGAGAAATAAACTTGATGAGCTTGAAGACATCCATCGATGTACTTTTATTCTCAACAGCCAAAACGATCGTTGGAATCAACTGGAACTTATCAACAACAAACAAAAATATTATGTTGAGGTAACTGGTTCTCTTCGTTCCAATACTTACAATTCAATCTTAGAGTTAGTACTTCAAGGAATGGGGGTCGCAAGCTTACCGTATTATCAAGTTGAAAATCACCTTAAGAGTGGAGAACTGATTCGTGTGTTACCTGAATGGTCAGTGAAGGTTCATAAGCTAAGCCTGATATATGCACAAAGGCGAGTCGCTCCTAAAAAACTGGTTGCTTTTAACCATGCTGTCTCTCTATGGTTGGCATCGAACGACTTATACATGATATAA
- a CDS encoding DUF1565 domain-containing protein, producing the protein MLTYFVSPLGNDNNEGTQAAPLLTLKKALAKAQPGNVVELMPGVYQSAQIIDKVRGTFDKPLTIQGNAATFDGTVAINTPWVQHAGNIYKTQFNQDIWQLFIDDKVVMSARWPNAQFDDGSLWDMKKTWRHQAPESTFGLMIDERPYQSITVKSSGNEYVYLPVGVNEQSLAESGIDATGAIAIMNIGSWLNWAQVVDSHAVGSNQFSYSTDFSGSGTAMSKAANSMLATGTFWQNKNGKYEEGHYYLEGKLELLDSENEWFFDKSTKTVYLWAPNGTDPNTLNVKGKVQTYGLTVRNSAHVTFKNINFFATAFTVISSNNITFDYIDAKYYAYSKRMLGSLTRPDTIKFINNNPEITQTNNMIINSHLAYTDGPALEMIKETGNSIDNNLIHNIDYSNLGTGGEGSINMASQSKQIAFTNNTFHTAGNSEGVRVGAESVVSGNHVYNTSLLQHDGAAINVGVSEQAGTEIAYNWVHDSDKAGIRFDGVEGASKMGQDGQVHHNVVWNTQFSIIKGDRQATYNNTMFNNQIVDLIIFNKESAGGVNHQSETLNNLIETLQGRKSGTQEQLVVPGTVSSNIEVPNQVESYLRGAIWGDFRPISDLLIDKGAANSVLANITYQGVAPDIGAYEDGEAYWVPGHVTQVATNPVPFNNSANVATSVELLFNIDKNSSYTVLFGTELGGLTELTPQEGRYFATALNPNTTYLWRVDSQVDGGSNEGTMWRFTTAP; encoded by the coding sequence TTGCTCACTTATTTTGTTAGCCCTTTGGGGAATGACAATAACGAAGGTACACAAGCGGCACCGTTGTTAACGTTGAAAAAGGCCTTAGCAAAAGCTCAACCTGGTAACGTGGTGGAGTTGATGCCGGGTGTGTATCAGTCTGCACAGATCATTGATAAAGTCCGTGGCACGTTCGACAAGCCGCTCACGATTCAGGGTAATGCCGCCACGTTTGATGGCACTGTCGCCATCAATACGCCTTGGGTGCAGCATGCTGGTAATATCTATAAAACACAATTCAACCAAGACATTTGGCAACTGTTTATCGACGACAAAGTGGTGATGTCTGCACGTTGGCCCAATGCACAGTTTGATGACGGTTCTCTTTGGGACATGAAGAAAACTTGGCGTCATCAAGCTCCTGAAAGCACGTTTGGACTGATGATTGATGAGCGTCCTTATCAAAGTATTACCGTCAAATCGAGTGGGAACGAATATGTTTATTTACCAGTAGGGGTTAATGAACAATCACTCGCTGAATCAGGAATCGATGCCACCGGAGCCATTGCTATTATGAACATTGGTTCATGGTTAAACTGGGCGCAAGTGGTTGATAGCCACGCTGTGGGCTCCAATCAGTTTAGCTACAGTACTGATTTTTCAGGCTCAGGAACTGCAATGAGTAAAGCGGCCAACTCGATGTTGGCTACAGGGACTTTCTGGCAGAATAAGAATGGCAAATATGAAGAGGGTCATTACTACCTTGAAGGAAAACTGGAGCTGCTAGACAGTGAAAATGAATGGTTTTTTGATAAGTCTACCAAAACGGTATACCTGTGGGCACCAAATGGCACAGACCCGAACACACTTAACGTGAAAGGCAAGGTTCAAACCTATGGTCTGACGGTACGTAACTCTGCGCATGTCACTTTTAAAAATATTAACTTTTTTGCCACGGCGTTTACGGTTATCAGCTCAAACAACATCACTTTTGATTACATTGATGCAAAATACTACGCATATTCAAAAAGGATGCTTGGCAGTTTAACACGTCCAGATACCATTAAGTTCATCAACAACAATCCAGAAATTACTCAAACCAACAATATGATCATCAATAGTCATCTAGCCTATACGGATGGCCCAGCATTGGAGATGATCAAAGAAACAGGGAATAGCATTGACAATAACCTGATCCATAACATCGACTATTCTAACCTAGGAACTGGTGGTGAAGGCTCGATTAATATGGCTTCGCAGAGTAAACAGATTGCCTTCACTAACAATACGTTCCACACCGCAGGGAATTCTGAAGGTGTCCGGGTCGGGGCGGAATCTGTTGTGTCAGGCAACCATGTTTATAATACAAGCTTACTCCAGCATGACGGTGCAGCCATCAATGTTGGGGTTTCAGAACAAGCAGGGACAGAGATTGCGTATAACTGGGTCCACGACAGCGACAAAGCGGGCATCCGTTTTGATGGTGTCGAAGGTGCATCAAAGATGGGGCAGGATGGGCAAGTACACCATAATGTGGTGTGGAATACTCAGTTCTCAATCATCAAAGGTGATAGACAAGCAACTTATAACAACACAATGTTCAATAACCAGATTGTTGATCTAATCATATTCAACAAAGAATCGGCTGGTGGTGTGAATCATCAATCAGAAACGTTAAATAACTTGATCGAAACGCTCCAAGGACGCAAATCGGGGACACAAGAACAACTGGTTGTTCCAGGAACCGTCAGCAGCAATATAGAAGTACCCAACCAAGTAGAATCGTATTTGCGTGGAGCAATATGGGGAGATTTCCGACCTATATCGGATCTGTTGATTGATAAAGGAGCCGCCAATAGTGTGCTTGCCAACATTACATATCAAGGCGTGGCTCCAGATATTGGCGCTTATGAAGATGGGGAGGCGTATTGGGTGCCGGGTCATGTTACCCAAGTTGCGACTAATCCTGTGCCGTTTAATAACTCCGCTAATGTTGCGACTAGTGTAGAACTGCTGTTCAACATTGATAAAAACTCAAGTTACACTGTTTTGTTTGGGACAGAGCTAGGGGGATTGACGGAGTTAACACCGCAAGAAGGCCGATATTTCGCGACGGCGTTGAACCCAAACACTACTTACTTGTGGAGAGTGGACTCCCAAGTTGACGGTGGAAGCAATGAAGGTACAATGTGGCGCTTTACGACTGCACCTTAG
- a CDS encoding GNAT family N-acetyltransferase encodes MQYLIDIENYSSPSFYSVKIKNSLKIDEGNHSQLAQNLFRVSLSEENILTRSYDFYLNQIQCGLVNFAYINNILVGSVNLNILSNSNAEISSAWVDKKHRSKGIYSLLKKSIIAQGESLGYHVLATTKVSLSKPASSIISSFSKGIFPVSFSVLEQNDYQGYKNCCCCSSEENFIKCAQRNTKCILSKKVNNIDQIWDVLSFISSEIWSKANLDQNTRRVLLKNLSFKRHELLTYTKETEVVNKRKVNEKNLRIY; translated from the coding sequence ATGCAGTACTTGATTGACATAGAGAATTACAGTTCTCCTTCATTCTACTCAGTAAAAATAAAAAACTCTTTAAAAATAGATGAAGGAAACCACTCTCAATTAGCACAAAATCTATTCAGAGTATCTTTATCTGAAGAAAATATTCTTACACGCTCTTATGATTTCTACCTTAATCAAATTCAGTGTGGATTAGTTAATTTTGCATATATAAACAATATTCTTGTTGGTAGCGTAAACCTGAATATACTTTCTAACTCTAATGCAGAAATCTCTAGTGCTTGGGTAGATAAAAAACATCGTTCTAAAGGTATATATAGTTTACTTAAAAAGTCAATCATTGCTCAAGGCGAGTCATTGGGATATCACGTTTTAGCAACCACTAAAGTTTCGCTATCCAAACCAGCGTCATCAATAATAAGTAGTTTTTCAAAAGGTATTTTTCCCGTTTCATTTTCTGTTCTCGAACAAAATGATTACCAAGGATATAAAAACTGTTGTTGCTGTAGTAGTGAAGAAAATTTCATTAAATGTGCTCAAAGAAATACTAAATGTATTTTGAGCAAAAAAGTAAACAATATTGATCAGATATGGGATGTACTTTCCTTTATATCAAGTGAAATATGGTCCAAGGCAAACTTAGATCAAAATACAAGAAGAGTGTTATTAAAAAACCTTAGTTTCAAAAGACATGAACTATTGACATACACCAAAGAAACTGAAGTAGTAAATAAGAGGAAAGTAAATGAAAAAAATCTGCGGATTTACTGA